From the Gemmatimonadota bacterium genome, one window contains:
- a CDS encoding DUF2723 domain-containing protein has protein sequence MSRIPVAALLASMAAFAAYLPRVAPGVHVGDSGELALAATVLGIAHPPGYPLWALFGRVVVVLGGAAEPAFALNVFSAVSAAVAVGLLAALGGVLTRRPIPAAGCALAFGLSHAVWSQAVVTEVYALNLALSAGALLAMAAGRRGRPRLFLLGAYLVGLGAANHPLSLFAAPVAVALALGPNHRSLADRAVLLRRAFAMAAAFLLGLSVYFLLPIRFSADPSVVWGGMQRGADLFDHVIRAQYGGLGDAEANAGWLTRWTLLARILWANLPAPLALAAIAGPVLLFRRGHAKRGALLAVLLVLTGPVLASVLRFEDTFRDRTLVEPFFLQAVMAVYLAAAAGLGEVDRLLARRLAGQGRVAAFATATLALIGPVLLFPANAARCDRSDATLASFYAETVFRTLPPRARLFAEDDNGGYILAYHQRVLGARPDVILMDRTLHLFVEHYGEDFLKMSRVERKLRRDEREAEIVFEEPDRPVYFTGSVGLEPFGECRLVPQGVVMQLVRPGEAEGSGPGTPVLPPPSDSADYLSSHLAATLCLRQAMDFSQRGRTKEARACLHEARRRGERIAAVQRVIGETFLELGDPGAAEARWRAAIELEPGGEDALYSLAVLLANEERTEESIEVFERLVALGTELPEAHLSHGIQLVRAGRLSEAAESARLALAREPGLDAAQTLADAVDHGLKVGGQAGVLEARNRLEPLTTGGVLQLAQFYMARGEISRATELYREAFGKSPDSVPAAYGLGYGLLSTREYDDAAAAFRAVLAADSASADGRNALAYIFAQTGDSLARAETLAREALDLAPENAGYWRDTLGWVLHRAGRPEDALRELVAAAGEIPKDDPSMQAENDYHRAEVLLELGRIDDAREAFLRSEKRAGDEPWVPDLRERLRRFAPPGGDE, from the coding sequence GTGAGCCGGATCCCGGTCGCTGCGCTTCTTGCGTCCATGGCCGCCTTCGCGGCCTACCTCCCGCGCGTGGCGCCGGGTGTCCATGTGGGGGACTCGGGGGAACTCGCGCTGGCCGCCACCGTGCTGGGGATCGCGCACCCACCCGGGTATCCGCTGTGGGCGCTTTTCGGGCGCGTCGTGGTGGTGTTGGGCGGTGCTGCGGAACCCGCGTTCGCGCTGAATGTCTTCTCGGCGGTGAGTGCGGCCGTCGCGGTCGGGCTTCTCGCCGCGCTGGGCGGAGTGTTGACGCGCCGCCCGATTCCGGCGGCGGGATGTGCGCTTGCCTTCGGGCTGAGTCATGCCGTCTGGTCGCAGGCGGTGGTCACCGAGGTGTACGCGCTGAATCTGGCACTCTCGGCCGGAGCGCTTCTCGCGATGGCGGCGGGCCGCCGCGGGCGTCCGCGTCTCTTCCTTCTCGGCGCGTACCTGGTTGGGCTCGGTGCGGCCAATCACCCGTTGTCGCTTTTCGCGGCGCCGGTGGCCGTCGCCCTGGCGCTGGGACCCAACCATCGAAGCCTCGCAGACCGGGCAGTCCTCCTTCGCCGTGCCTTCGCGATGGCTGCCGCGTTTCTTCTGGGGCTTTCGGTGTACTTCCTGCTGCCGATCCGCTTCTCCGCGGACCCGTCTGTCGTCTGGGGCGGAATGCAGCGCGGGGCGGACCTCTTCGACCATGTGATCCGCGCGCAGTACGGGGGGCTGGGCGACGCGGAGGCGAACGCGGGATGGCTCACGCGCTGGACCCTGCTTGCGCGGATCCTCTGGGCGAACCTCCCCGCGCCGCTTGCGCTGGCGGCGATCGCCGGGCCGGTGCTCCTGTTTCGCCGGGGTCATGCGAAGCGAGGGGCGCTCCTTGCCGTGCTTCTTGTGCTGACCGGGCCGGTGCTGGCGTCGGTGCTTCGCTTTGAAGACACATTCCGCGACCGGACCCTTGTGGAGCCGTTCTTCCTGCAGGCGGTGATGGCGGTGTACCTCGCCGCGGCTGCGGGACTCGGGGAGGTGGACCGACTGCTCGCCCGGAGACTGGCCGGGCAGGGCAGAGTGGCGGCCTTTGCGACGGCCACGCTGGCGCTGATCGGACCCGTTCTTCTCTTCCCGGCGAATGCCGCGAGGTGTGACCGAAGCGACGCGACGCTGGCGTCGTTCTACGCGGAGACGGTCTTTCGCACGCTGCCTCCACGAGCGCGGCTCTTCGCGGAGGACGACAACGGGGGCTACATACTGGCCTATCACCAGCGCGTCCTCGGCGCGCGCCCGGATGTGATCCTGATGGACCGCACGCTCCATCTCTTTGTGGAACACTACGGCGAGGACTTCCTGAAGATGAGCCGCGTCGAACGCAAGCTCCGGCGCGATGAGCGCGAGGCGGAGATCGTCTTCGAAGAGCCCGATCGGCCCGTCTACTTTACGGGGTCGGTGGGACTGGAACCGTTTGGGGAGTGTCGTCTCGTTCCGCAGGGCGTGGTCATGCAACTGGTGCGTCCGGGAGAGGCGGAGGGGTCCGGCCCCGGCACACCCGTGCTGCCGCCGCCCTCGGATTCGGCCGATTACCTGTCGAGCCATCTCGCGGCGACCCTGTGCCTCCGGCAGGCGATGGACTTTTCGCAGAGAGGGCGCACGAAGGAGGCGCGGGCTTGCCTGCACGAGGCCCGGCGGCGGGGAGAGAGGATCGCCGCGGTGCAGCGTGTGATCGGCGAGACTTTCCTGGAGCTGGGCGATCCCGGTGCGGCGGAGGCGCGATGGCGCGCAGCAATCGAACTGGAGCCGGGCGGCGAGGACGCGTTGTACAGCCTGGCGGTCCTTCTTGCGAACGAGGAGCGGACGGAGGAGTCGATCGAGGTGTTCGAGCGGTTGGTCGCGCTGGGTACGGAACTTCCCGAGGCGCATCTGAGCCATGGAATCCAGCTGGTGCGCGCCGGGCGGCTTTCGGAGGCAGCAGAAAGTGCCCGTCTTGCGCTGGCACGGGAGCCGGGACTGGATGCCGCGCAGACGCTGGCCGACGCGGTGGATCACGGGCTGAAGGTCGGAGGGCAGGCGGGAGTGCTGGAGGCGCGGAATCGACTGGAGCCGCTGACGACGGGGGGAGTTCTTCAGCTTGCGCAGTTCTACATGGCGCGGGGAGAGATCTCCCGCGCGACGGAGTTGTACCGGGAAGCGTTCGGGAAGTCGCCGGACAGTGTGCCGGCCGCGTATGGGTTGGGGTATGGCCTGCTCAGCACGCGTGAGTACGACGACGCGGCGGCGGCATTCCGTGCGGTGCTTGCCGCGGACTCCGCATCGGCCGACGGGCGAAACGCGCTTGCGTATATCTTCGCACAGACGGGCGACAGCCTTGCTCGGGCGGAAACACTGGCACGCGAAGCGCTGGACCTGGCTCCGGAGAATGCGGGGTACTGGCGTGACACGCTGGGGTGGGTGCTGCACCGGGCGGGGAGGCCGGAGGACGCGCTGCGCGAACTGGTCGCGGCGGCCGGAGAAATCCCGAAAGACGATCCGTCGATGCAGGCGGAGAACGACTATCATCGTGCCGAAGTGCTCCTGGAACTCGGGCGGATCGACGATGCGCGGGAAGCGTTCCTGCGCAGCGAGAAGCGCGCCGGGGACGAACCGTGGGTGCCGGATCTGCGCGAGCGGCTTCGCCGGTTCGCGCCGCCGGGAGGGGACGAATGA
- a CDS encoding tetratricopeptide repeat protein — protein sequence MRRVWRVAIVLLALAAGASAQPPRSARGTGGVPPTALTRAQLAQQLFREGSVEDALELYREIDAAHPGVTRIVQGIRSCLLELKRYDELREHLEADLTLHPNNPSVLEELGTVAARTGDRDAATGHWRAILAIQPGSHGAYSHVADLFMRHRMLDEAMAVYREAEKAHPGRFVRRIGNLHEVRMEFAAATHAYLDFLLMNPSTLSFVEGRLLRIGESEEGLGRVIARVDSAFAASSGAEHSPGARIALRKLLADLHLEAGDHARARDRYFDLVDALPGQLPTLLVFGRRCMADERFEVAVTVFERVLAESADARAVPGALSEIAVCRWHLGQWEEALRILAELVDRFPETEYAIRARFETGRVLRDGKRDPQSAEAVFRELLPLRDGPWEPGELHFEIAECALHLSETDRALDIYRAVAERVFPEATLERALYNEARVLYYRAEFDAADSLFKRVAERYPKGRSVNNALEHSILINTNREDEEALARHAAASLGFRIGDVEAALLTLGEAVVSHRGSPVHDDLLLLWGMALREQDRVVEALDALRRAADMTSVEDLAARALLLRARIFGEDLGDATEALAQYEEVVLSYPETLAADRARASSAELRRALP from the coding sequence ATGAGACGCGTGTGGCGGGTCGCGATCGTACTTCTTGCGCTGGCGGCGGGTGCTTCCGCGCAACCCCCGCGTAGTGCCCGCGGGACGGGGGGGGTCCCGCCGACCGCGCTCACCCGGGCGCAACTCGCCCAGCAGCTCTTCCGCGAGGGGAGTGTGGAGGACGCACTGGAGTTGTACCGGGAGATCGACGCCGCACACCCCGGGGTGACGCGGATCGTTCAAGGGATTCGTTCGTGCCTTCTGGAACTGAAGCGATATGACGAACTTCGTGAACATCTGGAGGCGGACCTCACGCTTCACCCGAACAATCCGTCTGTTCTGGAAGAGCTGGGCACCGTCGCCGCAAGGACCGGAGACCGAGATGCGGCGACCGGGCACTGGCGCGCCATTCTTGCGATTCAACCGGGAAGCCACGGTGCCTATTCGCATGTCGCGGATCTCTTCATGCGGCATCGGATGCTGGACGAAGCAATGGCCGTTTACCGGGAGGCGGAGAAGGCACATCCGGGGCGATTCGTTCGGAGGATCGGGAATCTGCACGAGGTGCGGATGGAGTTCGCCGCAGCGACCCACGCCTACCTGGACTTCCTCCTGATGAACCCGTCGACACTCTCCTTTGTGGAGGGGAGGCTCCTGCGCATCGGAGAGAGCGAAGAGGGACTGGGAAGGGTCATTGCGCGCGTGGACTCCGCGTTCGCGGCGTCGAGCGGCGCGGAGCACTCGCCGGGAGCCCGGATTGCGTTGCGAAAGCTGCTGGCGGATCTTCATCTGGAGGCGGGAGACCACGCCCGCGCTCGCGATCGCTATTTCGATCTTGTGGATGCGCTGCCGGGCCAGCTCCCGACGCTTCTGGTGTTCGGGCGGCGATGCATGGCGGACGAACGATTCGAAGTCGCCGTCACCGTGTTTGAGAGAGTCCTTGCCGAAAGTGCCGACGCGCGTGCCGTTCCCGGTGCACTCTCGGAGATCGCGGTCTGCCGGTGGCACCTTGGGCAATGGGAAGAAGCGCTCCGGATTCTTGCCGAACTGGTGGATCGATTCCCGGAGACGGAGTACGCCATCCGGGCACGGTTTGAGACCGGTCGTGTTCTTCGCGACGGCAAGCGGGATCCACAGAGCGCGGAAGCGGTCTTTCGGGAACTGCTTCCCCTGCGTGACGGCCCGTGGGAACCGGGGGAACTGCACTTTGAGATCGCGGAATGTGCGCTGCACCTGTCCGAGACAGACCGGGCGCTCGATATCTACCGGGCCGTCGCGGAGCGCGTATTCCCGGAAGCCACGCTGGAGCGGGCGCTCTACAACGAGGCGCGCGTCTTGTACTACCGTGCGGAGTTTGACGCAGCGGACAGTCTGTTCAAGCGTGTGGCGGAGAGGTACCCGAAGGGAAGGTCTGTGAACAACGCGTTGGAGCATTCGATTCTCATCAACACGAACCGCGAAGACGAGGAGGCGTTGGCCCGGCACGCAGCGGCTTCGCTGGGGTTTCGGATCGGCGATGTGGAGGCGGCGCTCCTGACACTGGGGGAAGCGGTGGTGTCGCATCGCGGATCTCCGGTCCACGACGATCTTCTTCTGCTGTGGGGCATGGCCCTCCGGGAGCAGGATCGCGTGGTGGAGGCACTGGACGCATTGCGGCGTGCGGCAGACATGACAAGCGTAGAGGATCTCGCGGCGCGTGCGCTTCTTCTTCGCGCGCGGATTTTCGGGGAAGACCTGGGCGACGCCACCGAGGCGCTCGCGCAGTACGAAGAGGTGGTCCTGTCGTATCCCGAGACGCTGGCGGCGGATCGAGCGCGCGCTTCGTCCGCGGAACTGCGGAGGGCACTCCCGTGA